GTGGCCAATAAGACCGATTCAAATCACCCTCCAGAAATGTTGTTCTTTAAAAGCATTTAAGTTATCAACAGCAAAATCAAGAGTTGTATTTGATGCGCTTGCTCGGCTACTACCAACtagaaaataatttacaaataactGCCCTACTCTATTGTTCTTTTCAAATATAGCTTTTACAGTCCGTTACAAACTGTTGTTTGAAAATATACACATCTTCATTGTTCACCttgctttaaaacattaaataaatatgcattttaacaAGGTAAACCATCAGAAATATGATCTCATTTAAACCTCAGGGCGGCATATCAGTCAGTTTTGATGCTTGTGGGTTTTGAACCCTTCACGTAGGACTGATAAAAGAAAGAGGAGAAGAGGAACAGATAGCTGAGATACATGAGTGACGCCCACACTATGTTATCTATGTAAGAAGGGCAATCTCCATCCTGCATCCATTGGTAGACTAGCGCACTTACTGCCAGGCCCATGGCCATCTGAGCAATCTGGGAGGAAGTGATGATGATGGCACAGGGTTTCGGCACACGGAGTCCAGCAGCTCGAGCCGTGTAGTAGCTGTACATGAGCGCGTGCACGATGTAATTCATGGTCATGAACCAGCCACCACCGGCGACCTGGTCTTTGTAGGAATACCAGGAGTACACCAGCACGGTAATGTGATGATACCAATGCAGGAAGATCAGCCGCTGCTTGCGCAAGACGATAAACATGGTGTCCCCTGAAAAAATGAGGGTGTGTGTAAAAAGGgttcaaatgtataaaaaatatttggcacAGAATgcaatgaaaattaaaatttagTCAGCAAAAGCTTTGGACAGTGAGGTCCAATGTTGCTTTGAAACCCACTGACTTTCAATATAACATTCAAAGCATCTTCTTTTCCGTTCCACAAAAGTATGtcacatacaggtttggaacaacatgagagggagtaaaagatgacagaatggTCATTTTTGGTAATTTATCccaaaataattgaataagaaaAGGCTCACCTAGCTCGGGGGCCTTGCTCAGCACAAACGCACAAGCCCAGAACTTGCTTATCGGCCCGTAGTAGAAGCTCTGGTCACAAACAGACTGTTTAAAACCATTGGTTCTGAGAATGTACAACATGAAGCACCCAGTTCTCACCGCTCCAATGATACTGAAAGAGAGGAAGCAAGATTTGAATGTGAAATATAGTCTGTAAAACCACGGTATTCATGATAAACAGTTCAGACCTCTAGTGAACTCTGGGACGGGggagaaaggaaagaaaaaaaaaagacagaaacttTGCTATGGTAGCAGGCAGTTTCTATGTTAAACAAATCAATATCAAAACATTCATTAAGTGGTGAAAGTCCAGTTGCTGTGGGAGATCTAAAGAACATGTGAGCAGAGGTCACTGCTGCCATCCAATCACAGTTTTCTATTGTTCTTTTCTCAAGCATGCAAACACATTGTGCTTGCGGTCATCTCTGTCCTCTTTTGAGATGGGACTAAGACACCTTCCCCCACCCGAATGAAACCGAACCCAACTTGAAACGATAACCGCTGAAGATTTAAAAACCACAT
This window of the Carassius gibelio isolate Cgi1373 ecotype wild population from Czech Republic chromosome B13, carGib1.2-hapl.c, whole genome shotgun sequence genome carries:
- the elovl6l gene encoding elongation of very long chain fatty acids protein 6-like, translated to MNVTEFQLPLTEYDFERQFDERFAIEWMQDNWKKSFLFGAVYVVLVFGGQHFMKERQKLDLRRVLLLWSLSLAIFSIIGAVRTGCFMLYILRTNGFKQSVCDQSFYYGPISKFWACAFVLSKAPELGDTMFIVLRKQRLIFLHWYHHITVLVYSWYSYKDQVAGGGWFMTMNYIVHALMYSYYTARAAGLRVPKPCAIIITSSQIAQMAMGLAVSALVYQWMQDGDCPSYIDNIVWASLMYLSYLFLFSSFFYQSYVKGSKPTSIKTD